In Desertifilum tharense IPPAS B-1220, the genomic stretch TCTGATTGCTGATGTACTTAACGGTCTGTCGATTCATCTTTCCAGGTGGAAGACTTTGCCTCCCTCCCCGGTTGATGCTTTTTATCACTCTAACTCCTCCTAATCGTAAAATACCTACACCTGTCAGGGGGGGGTGGGGAGGTGGGGGGATGGGGGGAAGAAAAGATAGGAAGACTTGATGACTATCAACTCAGCACTCTCTTCTCACTTGGAACACCGCTGCTTGGTGTGCAAGCTACGGAACTCAGAACCAACTCAGCACTCTCTTCTGACTCGGAACACCGTTGCTTGGTGTGCAAGCTACGGAACTCAGAACCAACTCAGCACTCTCTTCTGACTCGGAACTCGGAACTCGGAACTTTGCACTCCTTTCCCCACTCAGCACTCAGCACTTTACACTCAGCACTCGGAGAAGCACTTAGAGAAGCACTCTAGTACGGTTAGTGTTGAGAAAAATAATTTTGGACAGCGTTTAAGATGCGTTGAGCAGCTTGTCCATCGCCAAAGGGATTAACAGCAGTGGCCATGACTTGGTAGGTTTGAGAATTGCTGAGGAGTTCGCTGGTTGAGGATAGAATATCGTCTGCATTCGTGCCTACGAGTTTAGCAGTTCCGGCTGCGATCGCCTCCGGTCGTTCCGTTGTTTCCCGCAGCACCAGCACGGGTTTGCCTAAACTGGGGGCTTCTTCCTGCAAGCCACCTGAATCTGTTAAAAGCAAATAACACCCCGAAATCGCCCCTACCAAATCCGAGTAATCTAACGGTTCGGTGAGAAACACCCTCGGATGAGCGCCTAGAATCGCCTGCAATGGCTCCCTAACCGTGGGATTGCGATGGAGCGGTAGCAGCAACGCCGCGTCCGGAAACGCCTCTAGAACCTTCAGGAATCCCCGCGCAATCTCCTGTAGCGGTTCGCCCCAATTTTCCCGACGATGCACCGTCGCCAGCAAGACGCGGTATTTTGACCAATCTAACCCCGGAATATTGCACTGGGGTTGACGTTGCGCCACGCTTAACAGGGCATCAATCACTGTATTACCCGTTTGGTGAATTTCGCCTACCACTCCCGAATGTTCTAAATGCTTTACAGATTGGGGCGTTGGGGCAAAGTGGAGTTGGGTAATTTGGGAAATCAGCCGACGGTTGGCTTCCTCTGGGTAGGGGTTATATAACTCATCGGTTCGCAAACCTGCCTCCACATGGCCCACCGGAATTTTTTGGTAAAATGCCGCCAACGCCGCAGCAAAAGCCGTGGTTGTATCGCCTTGCACCAATACCATTTGTAACTGGCGCTCGGCAAATAAGGCTTCTAGACCTTGTAAGCTGCGACAAGTAATATCAGTCAAGGTTTGCTGGGGTTGCATAATGTTTAAATTGCAATCGGCTTGCAAATTGAACAATTGCATCACCTGTTGGACCATTTCCTGATGCTGACCTGTCAAAATCACTTGAGTATCAAAGCAAGAAGCAGCTTTAAACGCCTGAATCACAGGTGCTAACTTAATGGCTTCAGGGCGCGTGCCTAAAACAATGCCTACGCGGATAGAATGTTGCGTCATAGAAATGGTTGAACTGAGAAAACAAACCTGAGTTTTTCATCATCGTACGGAAAATTGGCCCGACCCTGTTAGCGATCGCTAGAATTTGGGAATTCTTCAATCAAGCGCGAGTTCGTTTTGCCCTCGTTCGCTTATTCTCCGCAAACAGGCTAACCCGATAGTGTTGACTAGGAGAGGGAGTTAAGAATAATTGCTCTTAAATTCCTCTGGCAAGCTGTGTTAGCCTGTCTGCAAGATGTCAAGCGTGCATCTGGTTTTCACGCTAGCGATCGCTGATTCAGTATCCAGTCAACTCTTTGTCAGGAAGTGGCATATGACCCAATCACCCCAACGTCCACCTGCTTCACCACCTCCCGCACCCCCTCGCGTTCCCCCCGCACCCCCTCCTACGGCAGCGAGAGCAACCCATGTAGCAGCGAATACTTCTGGGGCGACTCAACAAATGGCACCGCGAACCATGCCTATGCCCCCTGCCCAAGGGACTGCGACTAGAAGCCCAACCAGCACAGAAACCTCCGCCAGAACGGCTCAGAAGGCGGCCCCTGCCTCTAAAGGACCGAGTGCGGGCCATCGCACCCTCGAACAGCTTGTCCGAGAAGCCAACGAAAACGGCATTTCTGACTTGCACTTAGGGGTGGGCGAAACGCCTCGCTTTCGCAAACGCGGTGACATTATTGAAACCGGCGACCCAGTTATTGACCTCAACACCTTCATGAGCTGGTTGCATGAATGTATGAGCGATGAGGAAATTCGCCGTTTTCAAGACCACCTAGACTTTGACGGAGCCTTTGACTTTGGGTTTGTCCGCATTCGGATTAACTGTTTTGACTCCCTAGCTGGCCCCGCAATGGTTTTGCGGTTGATTCCGTCGCAGATTTTGACGATGGAACAACTGAATCTACCCCAAGTTTTTAGAGATATTTGTCACTACCATAAAGGACTTATTTTGGTGACAGGTCCTACTGGTTCCGGTAAGTCCACGACAATGGCGGCGATGATGGACTATATCAATAAGAATATGGCTTACAACATCATCACCATTGAAGACCCGGTGGAGTTTGTTCACCAAAGTAAAAAAGCACTGATTAAGCACCGCGAGGTCGGACGCCATACTTTAGAGTTT encodes the following:
- a CDS encoding type IV pilus twitching motility protein PilT; protein product: MTQSPQRPPASPPPAPPRVPPAPPPTAARATHVAANTSGATQQMAPRTMPMPPAQGTATRSPTSTETSARTAQKAAPASKGPSAGHRTLEQLVREANENGISDLHLGVGETPRFRKRGDIIETGDPVIDLNTFMSWLHECMSDEEIRRFQDHLDFDGAFDFGFVRIRINCFDSLAGPAMVLRLIPSQILTMEQLNLPQVFRDICHYHKGLILVTGPTGSGKSTTMAAMMDYINKNMAYNIITIEDPVEFVHQSKKALIKHREVGRHTLEFKNALKAALREDPDLMLVGEIRDQETMNIALKAASTGHLVMGTLHTNSAVKTIERILGMFPPAEQPALRVSLSESLVSIIAQGLCKTTDGKRAAFHDILVATDAVKEYIIKGELDEITQIMLRSEFDGMTTMNKSLYKLYQEGRITEETALEKSPTPNEMAQFLRGRV
- the wecB gene encoding non-hydrolyzing UDP-N-acetylglucosamine 2-epimerase, whose translation is MTQHSIRVGIVLGTRPEAIKLAPVIQAFKAASCFDTQVILTGQHQEMVQQVMQLFNLQADCNLNIMQPQQTLTDITCRSLQGLEALFAERQLQMVLVQGDTTTAFAAALAAFYQKIPVGHVEAGLRTDELYNPYPEEANRRLISQITQLHFAPTPQSVKHLEHSGVVGEIHQTGNTVIDALLSVAQRQPQCNIPGLDWSKYRVLLATVHRRENWGEPLQEIARGFLKVLEAFPDAALLLPLHRNPTVREPLQAILGAHPRVFLTEPLDYSDLVGAISGCYLLLTDSGGLQEEAPSLGKPVLVLRETTERPEAIAAGTAKLVGTNADDILSSTSELLSNSQTYQVMATAVNPFGDGQAAQRILNAVQNYFSQH